The following are encoded together in the Acidobacteriota bacterium genome:
- a CDS encoding quinol:cytochrome C oxidoreductase, whose translation MAHGPRIVRLDQLVIRPGSGWARLPLIAGGVGLVFTAVSIVLATGSKESTKQFFHSWLVAVVFFLCIGLGCLFFVLIHHATKAGWGVVVRRLAENLACTVPVLAVLFVPVVALGMYDLFHWTHADAVAHDRLLQVKEPWLNETGFWIRTVIYFAVWSGLAFYFRNMSRRQDESADEALSRRMARFSPVAVALFAVTLTFAGFDWLMSLEPHWYSTMFGVYFFAGTVVSAFAALTVFTLAFERSGHFRGVVTGEHFHDLGKLLFAFTVFWAYIAFSQFFLIWYANIPEETNWFLSRLHGTDLNPASWRSATMLLAIGHFAVPFFFLMPRTIKRNRTLLLIGAVWMLAMHLWDLFWLVMPNLHREMTFSLLDVTSLLGVGGLFLATAGWLLGRGSLVPSGDPRLVESLAFENI comes from the coding sequence ATGGCTCACGGGCCTCGCATCGTTCGCCTGGACCAGTTGGTCATCCGGCCGGGAAGCGGCTGGGCTCGCCTGCCCCTGATAGCGGGCGGGGTCGGCCTCGTCTTCACCGCCGTGTCGATCGTGCTGGCGACGGGCTCCAAGGAGAGCACGAAGCAGTTCTTCCACTCCTGGCTCGTGGCCGTCGTCTTCTTCCTCTGCATCGGCCTCGGCTGTCTGTTCTTCGTGCTGATTCACCACGCGACGAAGGCCGGCTGGGGCGTCGTGGTGCGCCGCCTGGCCGAGAACCTGGCCTGTACGGTGCCCGTGCTGGCGGTCCTCTTCGTTCCGGTCGTGGCCCTGGGCATGTACGACCTGTTCCACTGGACCCACGCCGACGCGGTGGCCCATGACCGCTTGCTGCAGGTCAAGGAGCCCTGGCTCAACGAGACCGGCTTCTGGATTCGTACGGTGATCTACTTCGCGGTCTGGAGCGGGTTGGCCTTCTACTTCCGCAACATGTCGCGGCGGCAGGACGAGAGCGCCGACGAGGCGCTCTCCCGCCGAATGGCGCGATTCAGCCCCGTCGCCGTCGCCCTCTTCGCCGTGACGTTGACCTTCGCCGGTTTCGACTGGCTGATGTCGCTCGAGCCGCACTGGTACTCGACGATGTTCGGCGTCTACTTCTTCGCCGGCACGGTTGTCTCGGCGTTCGCGGCGCTGACCGTCTTCACGCTGGCGTTCGAACGGTCCGGCCACTTCCGGGGCGTGGTCACCGGCGAGCACTTCCACGATCTCGGCAAGCTGCTGTTCGCCTTTACCGTGTTCTGGGCCTACATCGCCTTCAGCCAGTTCTTCCTCATCTGGTACGCGAACATCCCGGAGGAAACGAACTGGTTCCTCAGCCGGCTGCACGGCACGGACCTCAATCCGGCGAGCTGGCGGTCCGCGACCATGCTGCTGGCCATCGGCCACTTCGCCGTCCCGTTCTTCTTCCTCATGCCCCGGACGATCAAGCGCAATCGCACCCTGCTGCTGATCGGCGCGGTCTGGATGCTGGCCATGCACCTCTGGGACCTGTTCTGGCTGGTCATGCCGAACCTGCACCGGGAGATGACCTTCAGCCTTCTCGACGTGACCTCCCTTCTCGGCGTTGGCGGCCTGTTCCTGGCAACCGCGGGCTGGCTCCTGGGCCGCGGCTCGCTGGTGCCGTCCGGGGATCCGCGGCTCGTCGAGTCCCTGGCCTTCGAGAACATCTGA
- a CDS encoding cytochrome C oxidase subunit IV family protein translates to MSEHVDIDKQVRIYFLVFGALMVGTAATVGAYYLEVSVPVALTIGLFIASVKASLVACFFMHLIDEKKVIYWTLALTVAFFIALMALPLLTSVADQVGEFAEVEAHEAH, encoded by the coding sequence ATGAGTGAACACGTCGATATCGACAAGCAGGTCCGCATCTACTTTCTGGTGTTCGGCGCGCTGATGGTGGGCACTGCCGCCACGGTCGGCGCGTACTACCTGGAGGTCTCGGTGCCGGTGGCCCTGACCATCGGTCTGTTCATCGCCAGCGTCAAGGCGTCCCTGGTCGCCTGCTTCTTCATGCACCTGATCGACGAGAAGAAGGTCATCTACTGGACGCTGGCGCTGACCGTGGCGTTCTTCATCGCCCTGATGGCGCTGCCGCTCCTGACGTCCGTCGCCGATCAGGTCGGAGAGTTCGCGGAAGTCGAGGCGCACGAAGCTCACTGA
- a CDS encoding cytochrome c oxidase subunit 3, with amino-acid sequence MEIPYTVEAHPETGLNNGKIGIWLFLTSEVMLFGALFATFIMLRIGSDGNWAAMQAEAELNIPLATLNTAVLIASSLTMVMAWASLMRGQLGRFKVFGWLTVGCGGIFLVIKYFEYTAKFEHHHYPESNTFLAIYFAMTGLHALHVIGGMAWNAYFTGPGSKLFHTNRQWLTDRVEHSGLFWHFVDLVWIFLFPVFYLL; translated from the coding sequence ATGGAAATCCCCTACACGGTAGAGGCCCACCCCGAAACCGGCCTCAACAACGGCAAGATCGGCATCTGGCTGTTTCTGACCTCGGAGGTCATGCTGTTCGGGGCGCTGTTCGCCACGTTCATCATGCTGCGCATCGGGTCGGACGGCAACTGGGCCGCGATGCAGGCGGAAGCGGAACTCAACATTCCGCTGGCGACGCTCAATACCGCCGTGCTGATCGCCTCCAGTCTGACGATGGTCATGGCCTGGGCGTCGCTGATGCGCGGGCAGTTGGGGCGGTTCAAGGTGTTCGGCTGGTTGACCGTCGGCTGCGGCGGCATCTTCCTGGTGATCAAGTACTTCGAGTACACGGCGAAGTTCGAGCACCACCACTACCCCGAGTCGAACACCTTCCTCGCCATCTACTTCGCCATGACCGGGCTCCACGCCCTGCACGTGATCGGTGGCATGGCCTGGAACGCCTACTTCACCGGGCCGGGATCGAAGCTGTTCCACACGAACCGGCAGTGGCTGACCGACCGGGTCGAACACTCGGGTCTGTTCTGGCACTTCGTCGACCTGGTCTGGATCTTCCTCTTCCCCGTCTTCTACCTGCTGTAG
- a CDS encoding cbb3-type cytochrome c oxidase subunit I has product MAEPVHASSAHDEHHHEQSFWRKYIFSTDHKVIGVQYSVTGLAFLFFGFVLMMVMRWNLAYPGEPIPLIGSLLGENRAPGGIMLPDFYNELGAMHGTIMVFLGVVPLAVGGFGNFVMPLQLGAPDMAFPRINMISYWCLFMGGVTMFASFFLPNGAAGNGWTSYSPLADIALNGQTAWLIGMIFLITSSLLGAVNFITTAIQLRAPGMTWMRLPFFCWAQIVTAFLLLLAFPPLEAAGVLQLMDRVANTSFFIPEGLVVGGEVVDRSGGGSPLLWQHLFWFLAHPEVYVLILPAMGIVAEVIANNSRKPLWGYRSMVYSLIFLGFMSFIVWAHHMFITGMGSVMSTFFQTTTMIISIPSVIILSALFISLWGGSIRYNTPMLFALGFLPMFGIGGLTGLPLGLSAADIPLHDTYYVIGHFHYVVAPGTLFALFAGVYYWFPKVTGRKMNEFLGQLHFWPSLVFMNGVFFPMMIQGLNGVSRRLADGGITYDFAGEVAGLNRMMSVSAWCLALAQIPFIINFFMSIRSGEKAGRNPWNSTTVEWLAPSPAPHGNFDQEIVVTRGPYEYSVPGSDKDYVPQAEPAST; this is encoded by the coding sequence ATGGCGGAGCCCGTTCACGCTTCATCTGCACACGACGAGCATCATCACGAGCAGAGCTTCTGGCGGAAGTACATCTTCTCGACCGATCACAAGGTGATCGGCGTCCAGTACTCGGTCACGGGTCTGGCGTTTCTCTTCTTCGGGTTCGTCCTGATGATGGTGATGCGCTGGAATCTCGCCTACCCCGGCGAGCCGATCCCCTTGATCGGTTCGCTCCTCGGCGAGAACCGGGCGCCCGGCGGCATCATGCTGCCGGACTTCTACAACGAGCTCGGCGCCATGCACGGCACGATCATGGTGTTCCTCGGCGTCGTGCCGCTCGCCGTCGGCGGCTTCGGGAACTTCGTCATGCCGTTGCAGCTCGGCGCCCCGGACATGGCCTTCCCGCGGATCAACATGATCAGCTACTGGTGCCTGTTCATGGGCGGCGTGACGATGTTCGCCAGCTTCTTCCTGCCGAACGGCGCCGCGGGTAACGGCTGGACCTCCTACTCGCCGCTGGCCGACATCGCGCTGAACGGCCAGACCGCCTGGCTGATCGGGATGATCTTCCTGATCACGTCGTCTCTGCTGGGCGCGGTCAACTTCATCACCACGGCGATCCAGCTCCGTGCGCCGGGGATGACCTGGATGCGCCTGCCGTTCTTCTGCTGGGCGCAGATCGTGACCGCCTTCCTCCTGCTGCTGGCCTTCCCTCCGCTCGAGGCCGCGGGTGTGCTGCAGTTGATGGACCGGGTCGCGAACACGAGCTTCTTCATCCCGGAGGGTCTGGTGGTCGGCGGCGAAGTGGTCGACCGGAGCGGAGGCGGCAGTCCGCTGCTCTGGCAGCACCTGTTCTGGTTCCTGGCCCACCCCGAGGTCTACGTCCTCATCCTGCCGGCGATGGGGATCGTCGCCGAGGTGATCGCGAACAACAGCCGGAAGCCGCTCTGGGGCTACCGCTCGATGGTCTACTCGCTGATCTTCCTCGGTTTCATGAGCTTCATCGTCTGGGCGCACCACATGTTCATCACGGGCATGGGCTCGGTGATGTCCACCTTCTTCCAGACGACGACGATGATCATCTCGATCCCGTCGGTCATCATCCTGAGCGCGCTGTTCATCTCGCTGTGGGGCGGTTCCATCCGCTACAACACGCCGATGCTGTTCGCGCTCGGCTTCCTGCCGATGTTCGGCATTGGAGGGCTGACCGGGCTGCCGCTCGGTCTCTCGGCGGCCGACATCCCGCTCCACGACACCTACTACGTGATTGGCCATTTCCACTACGTCGTGGCGCCCGGAACCCTGTTCGCGCTGTTCGCAGGCGTCTACTACTGGTTCCCCAAGGTGACGGGGCGCAAGATGAACGAGTTCCTGGGCCAACTCCACTTCTGGCCGTCGCTCGTCTTCATGAACGGGGTCTTCTTCCCGATGATGATCCAGGGCCTGAACGGCGTTTCGCGGCGGCTTGCGGACGGCGGCATCACCTACGACTTCGCCGGCGAGGTCGCGGGTCTCAACCGCATGATGTCGGTCTCGGCCTGGTGCCTGGCGCTGGCCCAGATTCCGTTCATCATCAACTTCTTCATGAGCATCCGTAGCGGCGAGAAGGCCGGCCGCAACCCCTGGAACTCGACCACGGTCGAGTGGCTGGCGCCGTCGCCGGCGCCGCACGGGAACTTCGATCAGGAGATCGTGGTCACGCGTGGACCGTACGAGTACAGCGTCCCCGGTAGCGACAAGGACTACGTCCCACAGGCCGAACCGGCCTCCACCTGA
- a CDS encoding DUF3341 domain-containing protein, producing the protein MGLMTLDVPEAAAGYSHYGVLARFETAKALYRACEAVRDAGYSKWDALTPFPVHGLEKAMGLKPSRLPFLVLATGLSGAGLGFALQSWVHIKAYPLIISGKPLFTWPAFVPVTFELGVLGAALGAVLGMFAFNKLPTYHHPLFRSENFARVTDDGLFIAIEAWDPKYDDQDTAEFLSGLGAVEVEHVPIDDPAEDGDGGGAA; encoded by the coding sequence ATGGGCCTGATGACCCTGGACGTGCCGGAAGCGGCGGCGGGCTACAGCCACTACGGCGTCCTGGCCCGCTTCGAGACCGCCAAGGCGCTCTACCGTGCCTGTGAGGCGGTTCGCGACGCCGGGTACTCGAAGTGGGACGCGCTGACGCCGTTCCCGGTCCATGGACTCGAGAAGGCGATGGGACTGAAGCCGTCCAGGCTGCCGTTCCTCGTGCTGGCCACGGGGCTTTCCGGCGCCGGCCTGGGCTTCGCCCTGCAGAGCTGGGTCCACATCAAGGCCTACCCGCTGATCATCAGCGGCAAGCCGCTGTTCACGTGGCCCGCGTTCGTGCCGGTGACCTTCGAGCTGGGCGTGCTCGGCGCGGCGCTGGGAGCGGTACTCGGCATGTTCGCCTTCAACAAGCTGCCGACGTACCACCATCCGCTGTTCCGGTCGGAGAACTTCGCCCGCGTCACGGACGACGGGCTGTTCATCGCCATCGAGGCCTGGGATCCCAAGTACGACGACCAGGACACCGCGGAGTTCCTGAGCGGGCTCGGGGCGGTCGAGGTCGAGCACGTGCCGATCGACGATCCGGCGGAAGACGGTGACGGGGGAGGCGCCGCCTGA
- a CDS encoding carboxypeptidase regulatory-like domain-containing protein, whose product MIPKQTIRVCAVLLAFALASSSVALGGTIVGKVTYEGRTPPQRPMRMDADPKCAEKHSGTVLDQTFMIGDGGAFANVFLVITEGLEGKSFDAPSQPVVMDQNGCIYTPRIMGIQVGQQFKVKNSDGLLHNVHSLSKDNPPFNRAMPASVTEADYSFDKTERFRIKCDVHPWMTSWVTVVDHPFYAVSGADGSFRIENVPAGTYTIEARHEFERFKVYSETVEVGDSGTVTANFVFKPE is encoded by the coding sequence ATGATTCCGAAGCAGACGATCCGCGTCTGTGCCGTTCTTCTCGCCTTCGCCCTGGCTTCCTCCTCGGTTGCCCTCGGCGGCACGATTGTCGGCAAGGTCACGTACGAAGGACGGACACCGCCGCAACGTCCGATGAGGATGGACGCGGACCCGAAGTGCGCCGAGAAGCACAGCGGCACGGTTCTCGACCAGACCTTCATGATCGGGGATGGCGGCGCCTTCGCCAACGTCTTCCTGGTGATCACCGAGGGCCTCGAAGGGAAGTCCTTCGATGCGCCGTCGCAGCCGGTCGTCATGGACCAGAACGGCTGCATCTACACGCCGCGCATCATGGGCATCCAGGTCGGCCAGCAGTTCAAGGTGAAGAACTCGGACGGCCTGCTGCACAACGTCCACTCGCTGTCCAAGGACAACCCTCCGTTCAACCGGGCGATGCCGGCCAGCGTGACCGAGGCCGACTACAGCTTCGACAAGACAGAGCGCTTCAGGATCAAGTGCGACGTCCATCCCTGGATGACTTCCTGGGTGACGGTCGTCGATCATCCGTTCTACGCGGTGTCGGGCGCCGACGGCTCCTTCCGCATAGAGAACGTGCCTGCCGGCACCTACACGATCGAGGCCCGGCATGAGTTCGAGAGGTTCAAGGTCTACTCCGAGACCGTCGAGGTCGGCGACAGCGGCACCGTGACGGCGAACTTCGTGTTCAAGCCGGAGTAG